One Mucilaginibacter ginkgonis genomic region harbors:
- a CDS encoding MFS transporter, with protein sequence MSTIIEKPRISFWQIWNMSFGFLGIQFGFALQNGNASRILQKYGADVEHLSWFWLAAPITGMIVQPIIGHYSDRTWNRLGRRRPYFLTGAILSALALFLMPNSAAIASVGPVIIIGAGMLMIMDASFNVAMEPFRALVADNLPDSQRSTGFSVQTFLIGFGAVLGSWLPYIFANWFHLGATASNGQVEDNVKYSFYVGGTVLLLSVLWTVIRTKEYSPAEYAKFHPAENTEGHQSGIAEIIGDLRRMPATMKQLGLVQFFSWFALFSMWVFTTPAIASHVYGVPTGDVSSAKYNEAANWVGILFGVYNGVSAIYALMLPSIARATSRKKAHAFSLVMGGLGLLSIYLIKDPHWLILSMVGIGLAWGSILALPYAILSGSIPAKKMGVYMGIFNFFITFPQIVNGLFGGPIVKYFYHGQSVYAIVLAGFFMLCAAVSVMFVQDNRDISVKKALE encoded by the coding sequence ATGAGTACAATTATTGAGAAGCCCCGCATAAGTTTTTGGCAGATATGGAACATGAGTTTCGGTTTTTTGGGCATACAGTTTGGGTTTGCCTTGCAAAATGGTAATGCCAGCCGCATACTGCAAAAATATGGCGCAGATGTAGAACACCTTTCGTGGTTTTGGCTGGCAGCGCCCATTACAGGAATGATCGTACAGCCGATAATTGGCCATTATAGCGACCGTACCTGGAACCGACTTGGCCGTCGCCGCCCTTACTTTTTAACCGGCGCGATATTATCAGCCTTGGCTTTATTCCTGATGCCTAATTCGGCGGCTATCGCCAGCGTAGGCCCTGTTATCATTATTGGCGCTGGTATGCTTATGATAATGGATGCTTCGTTTAATGTGGCTATGGAGCCATTCCGCGCTTTAGTTGCAGATAACCTGCCCGATAGTCAGCGAAGCACCGGCTTTTCTGTTCAGACTTTTCTGATAGGTTTTGGCGCGGTGCTGGGATCATGGCTGCCCTACATTTTCGCAAACTGGTTTCACCTGGGTGCGACAGCATCTAACGGCCAGGTAGAAGATAATGTTAAATATTCGTTTTATGTAGGTGGTACGGTATTATTGCTTAGCGTGCTATGGACCGTTATCCGCACCAAAGAATACTCCCCTGCCGAGTATGCCAAATTTCATCCGGCAGAAAACACAGAAGGACATCAAAGCGGCATTGCTGAGATCATTGGTGACCTGCGCCGCATGCCGGCAACTATGAAACAATTAGGCCTGGTACAGTTCTTTTCGTGGTTTGCACTATTTTCAATGTGGGTATTTACTACGCCCGCAATCGCTTCGCATGTTTACGGCGTGCCGACGGGTGATGTTTCGTCAGCGAAATATAACGAGGCCGCCAATTGGGTGGGCATTTTGTTTGGTGTATATAATGGTGTATCAGCCATTTACGCATTAATGCTGCCGTCTATTGCCCGCGCAACCAGCCGTAAAAAAGCACACGCCTTTTCATTAGTGATGGGCGGCCTGGGTTTGCTTTCTATTTACCTGATTAAGGATCCACATTGGCTCATACTTTCCATGGTAGGTATTGGTTTGGCATGGGGAAGTATTTTGGCATTGCCCTACGCTATTTTATCGGGATCTATTCCTGCGAAAAAAATGGGTGTATACATGGGCATATTCAACTTCTTTATCACCTTTCCGCAGATAGTGAACGGGCTGTTCGGTGGGCCAATAGTAAAATATTTTTATCACGGCCAGTCGGTGTATGCCATTGTTCTGGCAGGCTTTTTTATGCTTTGCGCGGCAGTGTCTGTAATGTTTGTTCAGGACAACAGGGACATCAGTGTTAAAAAGGCGTTAGAATAA
- a CDS encoding glycoside hydrolase family 31 protein, with the protein MDDNILDPELTDNHDVEVDEEFHHLNNPVLGIKPIEKKYLGTVTEVVQDKNKFFFSDNDARVEVTVVSDEIIRVRLAPHGVFLDEFSYAVPELKVTASVFSLHEDENEYRVSTNTVNCHINKQDFLIHFSDSQEHVTSSDAVPMHWEENTQFGGYYVFGTKVCHQDEAFYGLGDKASNLNLRGRRFRNWNTDAYSFAWNQDPLYRTIPFYISLNEGIAHGIFVDNTFRSTFDFAAEDFTKTSFWADGGELQYYYIHGPHMMDVVKRYHSLTGTHPMPPLWALGYHQCRWSYYPESKVRSVTRGFRDNKIPCDGIYLDIDYMDGYRCFTWNRKYFPDPKKMIKELAADGFKTVIIIDPGIRVDDNYAVFREGKEKKYFCRRCDDYFMEGHVWPGRCQFPDFTNPEVRRWWGDLFDELVEAGVAGVWNDMNEPAVFGAGTFPDDVRHQYDGYRGSHRKAHNVYGMQMVRATYEGLRKQMKNKRPFTITRAGYSGVQRYASVWTGDNVASWEHLHLGHIQLQRLSMSGIPFCGTDIGGFSGEPDGELFTRWIQLGTFSPFMRAHSAGDTKEREPWSFGEPYTAINRKFIELRYRLLPYLYSTFWEHHRYGFPILRPVVLQEQDVLNNQARQDEFTYGDKILICPVLEPGQTQRIVYLPKGKWYNFWDKKLIEGGNEITVPTPLETIPMFIKAGSVIPEYPVQQYVGEKEITEVKINIYYSDYEVNSFFFEDYGETFAYEQDIYSEKKFIVNGDAASLTIEQSMEGLYTPRYENYAFNIVGLPFKPAKVIIDGKMLTDFDQSGDASFKFIFTKNFKKAEILK; encoded by the coding sequence ATGGACGATAATATACTTGATCCGGAACTTACCGATAATCATGATGTAGAAGTTGATGAGGAATTTCATCATCTCAACAATCCCGTTCTGGGGATAAAACCGATCGAAAAAAAATACCTCGGCACCGTAACCGAAGTGGTGCAGGATAAAAATAAATTCTTTTTTAGCGATAACGACGCGCGTGTAGAGGTTACCGTTGTAAGTGACGAGATCATCCGCGTGAGGCTTGCGCCGCATGGTGTTTTTTTGGACGAGTTTTCTTATGCCGTGCCCGAGTTAAAGGTCACCGCTTCTGTGTTTTCGCTTCATGAAGACGAAAATGAATACCGGGTCTCGACAAACACGGTAAACTGCCATATCAACAAGCAGGATTTTCTGATCCATTTTTCTGACAGCCAGGAGCATGTAACAAGTAGTGATGCTGTGCCTATGCATTGGGAAGAAAACACCCAGTTTGGGGGCTATTATGTTTTTGGTACAAAGGTTTGCCATCAGGATGAAGCATTCTATGGCCTCGGCGACAAAGCCTCAAACTTAAATTTGCGCGGCCGCCGTTTTCGGAACTGGAATACAGATGCCTATTCGTTTGCCTGGAACCAGGATCCGCTATATCGCACTATCCCGTTTTATATCAGTTTAAATGAAGGTATCGCTCACGGTATTTTCGTTGACAATACTTTTCGCTCGACGTTCGATTTTGCTGCAGAGGATTTTACAAAAACCAGTTTCTGGGCCGATGGCGGTGAGCTCCAATATTATTACATCCACGGTCCGCATATGATGGACGTGGTAAAACGCTACCACTCGTTGACCGGCACGCACCCCATGCCCCCGCTTTGGGCGTTAGGGTATCACCAGTGCCGCTGGAGTTATTACCCCGAAAGCAAAGTACGCAGCGTTACCAGAGGTTTCCGCGACAATAAGATCCCTTGTGATGGTATTTACCTGGACATAGATTACATGGACGGCTATCGCTGCTTTACCTGGAACCGCAAATACTTCCCCGATCCAAAGAAAATGATCAAAGAATTGGCGGCAGACGGTTTTAAAACGGTGATAATTATAGATCCCGGTATACGTGTCGATGACAACTACGCGGTGTTCAGGGAAGGAAAAGAGAAGAAATATTTTTGCCGCCGATGTGACGATTACTTTATGGAGGGCCACGTATGGCCGGGCCGCTGCCAGTTCCCCGATTTTACCAACCCTGAGGTGCGTAGATGGTGGGGCGATCTATTCGATGAGTTGGTTGAAGCCGGCGTTGCGGGCGTATGGAACGACATGAATGAGCCTGCCGTATTTGGCGCAGGTACTTTCCCTGATGATGTACGCCACCAGTATGATGGCTATCGCGGCTCTCACCGCAAGGCGCACAATGTATATGGCATGCAAATGGTGCGCGCCACTTATGAAGGGCTGCGCAAACAAATGAAAAACAAGCGCCCGTTCACTATAACACGCGCGGGCTATTCGGGCGTGCAGCGTTATGCTTCTGTCTGGACGGGTGATAATGTTGCCTCATGGGAACATTTACACCTTGGACATATACAGTTGCAACGCCTGTCAATGTCGGGCATACCTTTTTGCGGTACGGACATCGGCGGATTTAGCGGCGAACCTGATGGAGAGTTGTTTACCCGCTGGATACAGTTAGGTACGTTCTCGCCTTTTATGCGCGCCCACTCGGCAGGCGACACTAAGGAACGCGAACCGTGGAGTTTTGGCGAGCCGTACACCGCTATAAACCGCAAGTTTATAGAATTGCGGTACAGATTGCTGCCTTACCTGTATTCGACGTTTTGGGAACATCACCGGTATGGTTTCCCAATTCTGCGTCCTGTTGTCTTACAGGAGCAAGATGTTTTGAATAACCAGGCCCGTCAGGACGAATTTACTTACGGTGATAAGATCCTGATCTGCCCGGTACTTGAGCCGGGACAAACGCAGCGCATAGTTTACCTGCCAAAAGGCAAATGGTACAACTTCTGGGACAAGAAGTTAATTGAGGGCGGCAACGAGATCACTGTTCCTACCCCACTGGAAACTATACCGATGTTTATTAAAGCAGGCAGCGTTATTCCGGAGTATCCCGTACAACAATACGTTGGTGAAAAAGAAATCACAGAGGTTAAGATCAATATCTACTATAGTGATTATGAAGTGAATTCATTCTTTTTTGAAGACTATGGCGAAACATTTGCTTACGAGCAGGATATCTACTCAGAAAAGAAATTTATTGTTAATGGTGATGCAGCGTCGCTAACCATTGAGCAGTCGATGGAAGGCTTATACACTCCCCGTTACGAAAATTACGCGTTTAACATAGTTGGACTGCCGTTTAAACCTGCAAAGGTGATTATAGATGGTAAAATGTTAACAGACTTCGATCAGTCCGGCGACGCCTCATTTAAGTTCATTTTTACCAAGAACTTTAAAAAGGCGGAGATTTTGAAATAG
- a CDS encoding type II toxin-antitoxin system RelE/ParE family toxin — MSNQVFVSPSFIKNVKPLAKKYPGLRPSIDDLILQLTGNPYLGESYGKGIYKIRLTGESIGRGKSGGFRVMYYHLTKSSDGIEVLLMTIFSKSEKSTIKKVDAVKRLNEILANYLNTK; from the coding sequence ATGAGTAATCAAGTCTTCGTTTCTCCAAGTTTTATTAAAAACGTAAAGCCGTTAGCCAAAAAATATCCCGGTTTACGGCCTTCCATCGATGATTTGATCCTGCAGCTAACCGGTAATCCTTACTTAGGTGAGTCCTATGGAAAAGGAATTTATAAGATTAGACTCACGGGTGAAAGTATTGGCAGAGGTAAAAGCGGAGGATTTAGGGTAATGTACTATCACCTAACAAAATCCAGTGATGGAATCGAAGTTCTATTGATGACAATATTTAGCAAATCAGAAAAGTCAACAATCAAAAAAGTAGATGCGGTAAAGAGGTTGAACGAAATTTTAGCCAATTATCTGAACACTAAATAA